The following coding sequences lie in one Yamadazyma tenuis chromosome 3, complete sequence genomic window:
- the SSY5 gene encoding SPS-sensor serine protease component ssy5 (COG:S; EggNog:ENOG503NXP2; MEROPS:MER0043119), with protein sequence MSMKKFLGRHRKAGEHEDILSETSNLSAPGTHANRQSVSTTGSGDSIDEIEMFDDNTMQNDPNLNLNPSISNTPTTNRLNPSIFTRNSSKNDKSIFSSGKRTMSTNQSSHYSSQSQASKSSLSKALDYGQRLQILEVQEELHQDNPVEVISERLHQLGEDMSFAMNQYNNSISNLTSAVINNIDLLKNFTSFIKDLNEVTSEVSWKFTTYNNSHLRKIMKIYLNLYDNLLQDEVFIKLKLLLVKNFNEFATTLNTSNRRASVQNPTVITKPQNYAIGCNNKESLPNEDVIVNIINRIAATPIKIKEQNGSFIAPIVRGIAKDMNILTLYFGYPNPTDYHSKLTQSLHDLYDDIHVIVVKNFIELASTKSAPASNSANLGATTSPVPQAPVQMFKLPFRVPTDVKTPPMSLSISIENASRTSGTVGGFIYPMIDLAKQPHLESYSNSKFAISCGHVCLNNSDDETEYPHVSAPSSVLISLYKKALTQQYEKLSRSGNDATMMEAKVAYASVLKQVDQMFPMKKIKLKNSKSKQGYYETRNLPAYGFGQIIWGERTLMAMKNSNEKRLSDLAIIKVNKNLTCDQNFLGDDIAFNEFDPGLMFDNLYVRRVIDLTRPTKEEENELDLDIDEVDDEAPAPRNNNAGLPVFKYGSTTKFTQGNLNGIKLVYWLDGAIHSSEFVVNSIDNNSAFAAGGDSGSWLLSKLEDCDTISESKGLGVLGMLHSYDGEFKQFGLFTPMVEILSRLEEVTKIRWGVVGVPEKDDSKNAPEVDTESEIVSVSSFDESDESDEEFGGANPPEVD encoded by the coding sequence AtgtcgatgaagaagtttttgggCCGCCATAGAAAGGCTGGCGAACATGAAGACATCTTGAGTGAAACTTCCAACCTCTCTGCTCCTGGGACCCATGCTAATCGTCAAAGTGTCAGCACCACTGGGTCTGGAGAttcaattgatgaaattgaaatgTTCGATGATAATACCATGCAAAATGACCCCAACTTGAATCTCAATCCTTCAATTCTGAACACTCCAACCACGAACAGACTTAACCCTTCGATTTTCACCAGAAATTCTAGCAAGAATGACAAGTCTATCTTCTCTAGTGGAAAGAGAACTATGTCAACTAACCAGTCTTCTCACTATTCCAGCCAAAGTCAAGCCTCCAAGCTGAGCTTATCTAAAGCCCTTGACTATGGGCAAAGGTTACAGATCCTCgaagtccaagaagaattacATCAAGATAACCCTGTGGAAGTAATCAGCGAAAGGCTTCATCAGTTGGGTGAAGATATGTCCTTTGCCATGAACCAGTATAATAATTCGATTCTGAACTTGACTAGTGCAGTTATAAACAACAtcgacttgttgaagaatttcaCGTCgttcatcaaagacttgaatgAAGTCACTTCGGAAGTGTCTTGGAAGTTTACTACCTACAATAACTCACACTTGAGAAAAATCATGAAAATCTACCTTAACTTGTACGATAACTTGTTACAAGATGaagtcttcatcaagttgaagttgttattggtcaagaacttcaacgaGTTTGCAACTACATTGAACACAAGCAATCGTAGAGCCAGTGTACAAAATCCTACCGTGATTACTAAACCTCAAAACTACGCCATTGGGTGCAATAACAAAGAAAGTCTACCCAACGAGGACGTGATTGTCAACATTATTAACAGAATTGCAGCCACGCCTATTAAAATTAAAGAACAAAATGGTTCGTTTATTGCTCCTATTGTTCGTGGTATTGCTAAAGATATGAACATTTTAACCCTTTACTTCGGCTACCCAAACCCTACCGACTATCACTCAAAATTAACGCAGAGTTTACATGACTTGTACGACGATATCCACGTAATAGTCGTGAAGAACTTTATTGAATTGGCTTCAACTAAATCGGCACCTGCCTCTAATTCCGCTAATTTGGGTGCTACTACCTCTCCAGTGCCCCAAGCTCCTGTTcaaatgttcaagttgCCCTTTAGAGTTCCAACAGATGTCAAGACGCCACCAATGTCGTTATCGATTTCGATTGAAAATGCTTCCAGAACTTCGGGAACAGTGGGTGGATTTATCTATCCTATGATCGACCTTGCAAAGCAACCCCATTTGGAATCTTAttcaaactccaagttcgCTATTTCTTGTGGGCATGTTTGTCTTAACAATAGTGATGATGAGACCGAATATCCTCATGTGTCAGCACCTTCTTcggtgttgatttcattgtACAAGAAAGCTTTGACACAACAATATGAAAAGTTGTCTAGAAGTGGAAACGACGCAACGATGATGGAGGCTAAGGTTGCCTATGCGTCTGTCTTGAAACAGGTTGATCAAATGTTTCCAATgaaaaaaataaaattgaagaattcgaAGAGCAAACAAGGATATTATGAGACCAGAAATTTACCAGCGTATGGTTTTGGACAAATTATCTGGGGTGAACGAACATTAATGGCCATGAAGAACTCAAATGAGAAGAGGTTATCTGACTTAGCCATCATCAAAGTGAATAAGAATTTGACGTGTGATCAAAACTTTTTGGGTGATGATATTGCAttcaatgagtttgatCCAGGCTTAATGTTCGACAACCTATATGTCAGAAGAGTAATAGACTTAACGAGACCTACtaaagaggaagaaaatgaattGGACCTTGACATTGATGAAGTAGATGACGAAGCACCTGCTCCTAGAAATAATAATGCTGGCTTACCCGTTTTCAAGTACGGTTCAACGACCAAGTTCACACAAGGTAACTTGAACGGTATTAAACTAGTCTACTGGTTAGATGGAGCCATTCATTCATCTGAATTTGTGGTCAATTCTATTGATAACAACTCTGCTTTCGctgctggtggtgataGTGGATCTTGGCTTCTCTCTAAATTAGAAGACTGTGATACCATATCCGAATCCAAGGGTTTGGGTGTCTTGGGTATGTTACACTCTTACGATGGTGAATTTAAGCAATTCGGTTTGTTCACCCCCATGGTGGAGATATTAAGCAGATTGGAAGAAGTTACCAAAATCAGATGGGGTGTTGTGGGAGTCCCTGAAAAGGATGATAGTAAGAATGCGCCTGAAGTGGACACTGAATCGGAAATTGTTAGTGTGTCGAGTTTTGACGAGTCAGATGAAAGTGACGAGGAATTCGGTGGAGCCAATCCTCCGGAAGTTGATTAG
- the FBP26 gene encoding Fructose-2,6-bisphosphatase (EggNog:ENOG503NTVY; COG:G): MPVYSISHVENVRVCVVMVGLPARGKSLIAQKIVRYLSWLSIKSKCFNVGTYRRKLASPTGADADATFFSPQNKEGVKYREEAVQSAIKDMMGWFLDENGVVGILDATNTTRDRRDQVLRICRENYIEPLFLESWCDDGELIRQNILDVKTTSPDYIDKDSEFALSDFTKRIEYYKDIYQTLDASVDKNLSFIKLINVSSHVILNRIESYLESRIVYYVMNLHIKPRSIWLSRHGESEYNLTGQIGGDANLSERGWKYAKKLPELVLKSLGPENQHTNLTVWTSTLQRTQQTSSFLPYKKKLSWKALDELDAGDCDGMTYEEIEQQFPEDFKARDDNKYEYRYRGGESYRDIVIRLEPIIMELERQENILIITHQAVLRCIYAYFMNVPQEESPWMSIPLHTLIKLEPRAYSTLVSRIKADIPAVSTYKEKGTSQLGESDGGNSVRSRDLLKGDQTK, translated from the coding sequence ATGCCCGTTTATTCTATTTCACACGTTGAAAATGTTAGAGTATGTGTGGTCATGGTGGGATTACCAGCCAGAGGGAAATCCTTGATTGCACAGAAAATCGTTAGGTACTTGTCATGGCTCTCgatcaaatccaagtgTTTCAACGTGGGAACCTACAGAAGAAAGCTTGCTTCGCCTACCGGTGCTGATGCTGATGCTACTTTTTTCTCTCCTCAGAACAAAGAAGGAGTTAAGTACAGAGAAGAAGCCGTTCAGTCGGCTATAAAAGACATGATGGGATGGTTTTTGGACGAGAATGGGGTGGTGGGTATTTTGGAtgccaccaacaccaccagGGACAGAAGAGACCAGGTTTTAAGAATTTGTCGAGAGAACTATATTGAGCCTTTATTCTTGGAAAGCTGGTGTGACGATGGTGAATTGATCAGGCAGAACATATTGGATGTCAAAACCACTTCTCCAGACTATATAGATAAAGACTCCGAGTTTGCTTTATCTGATTTCACCAAGAGAATCGAATACTACAAGGATATTTATCAGACCTTGGATGCTCTGGTGGACAAAAACTTAagtttcatcaagttgattaaCGTAAGCAGTCATGTTATTTTGAACCGAATCGAAAGTTACTTGGAGTCAAGAATTGTCTATTATGTGATGAACTTACACATAAAACCCAGAAGCATCTGGTTGTCAAGACACGGGGAATCGGAATACAATTTAACCGGTCAAATTGGAGGTGATGCCAACCTTTCTGAGAGAGGATGGAAGTACGCCAAGAAGTTACCTGAGTTGGTATTGAAGTCGTTAGGACCCGAAAATCAACACACCAACTTGACGGTTTGGACGTCCACGTTACAAAGAACTCAACAGACCTCATCATTCTTGCCatacaagaagaaacttctGTGGAAAGCATTGGATGAATTGGATGCCGGAGATTGCGATGGAATGACTtatgaagaaatcgaacAACAGTTTCCCGAAGATTTCAAGGCCAGAGATGACAATAAATACGAATATCGTTACAGAGGTGGTGAGTCTTATCGTGACATTGTCATCAGATTGGAACCAATCATCatggagttggaaagaCAAGAAAACATATTGATTATTACCCACCAAGCTGTCTTGAGATGCATTTATGCTTATTTCATGAATGTTCCTCAGGAAGAATCACCATGGATGTCTATCCCTTTACACACGTTGATAAAGTTGGAACCCAGAGCGTATTCGACGTTGGTAAGTCGAATCAAAGCCGATATTCCTGCTGTTAGTACATATAAGGAAAAGGGCACCTCACAATTGGGAGAAAGTGACGGTGGAAATTCTGTTAGGAGTAGAGATCTACTTAAGGGGGATCAAACCAAGTAG
- the PEX19 gene encoding Peroxisome chaperone and import receptor (COG:U; BUSCO:EOG092635SS; EggNog:ENOG503NVVR) — protein MSEEHKDTNTKATAVQESTEDDLDDLDELLDDFAGEVLSKPPGSTVLNDANVKEEAEVDEPINDEFKGKLEDLIKELNIQDPETKGQFEQLVKNFEEDTNNESPKDPKDFDSIMKNTMERLKNSGKDIDEQIKNDQSSSNPEDMLTQLLSGLGGGESGDLDMSKLLVDMLEQLSSKEVLYEPIKDLNTKFPDYLKEKKDVITQEEHANYTKQYEITNDIVAIFESSTFSDENKEQRDKVNSLLESLQELGQPPSDLIGDAGDFPGFGGLGAPGVGAEGLNFSDKDLPKDFEKELEEGCKQQ, from the coding sequence ATGTCAGAAGAACACAAAGACACCAACACAAAGGCCACTGCCGTACAGGAATCCACAGAAGACGACTTggatgacttggatgaattGCTTGATGACTTTGCAGGTGAAGTCTTGAGCAAGCCTCCTGGATCCACTGTACTTAATGATGCAAATGTCAAGGAAGAGGCCGAGGTAGACGAACCAATCAACGACGAGTTCAAAGGCaaattggaagatttgatcaaagagttgaataTTCAGGACCCTGAAACAAAGGGGCAATTTGAACAGTTGGTTAAAAATTTCGAAGAGGATACCAACAATGAACTGCCCAAAGACCCCAAAGATTTTGACAGCATCATGAAAAACACCATGGAAAGATTAAAGAATTCAGGCAAGGACATCGATGAGCAAATCAAGAATGATCAGTCCAGCTCCAACCCTGAGGATATGCTTACCCAGTTGTTATCGGGTTTGGGAGGTGGAGAGTCGGGAGATTTAGACATGTCTAAACTATTGGTGGATATGTTGGAGCAATTATCATCCAAAGAGGTATTATACGAACCAATTAAGGATTTGAACACCAAGTTTCCTGActacttgaaagaaaagaaagatGTCATAACCCAAGAAGAGCATGCTAATTACACCAAACAATACGAGATAACCAATGATATTGTGGCGATATTTGAAAGTAGCACTTTTAGCGACGAGAACAAAGAACAGAGAGATAAGGTCAACAGCCTTCTAGAATCTTTGCAAGAATTGGGTCAACCTCCCTCCGATCTTATAGGCGATGCGGGTGATTTCCCAGggtttggtggtttggGAGCCCCTGGTGTTGGTGCCGAAGGTTTGAACTTTTCTGATAAAGACTTACCCaaggactttgaaaaagagtTGGAGGAAGGCTGCAAACAGCAGTAA
- the AFG2 gene encoding AAA+-type ATPase (COG:O; EggNog:ENOG503NW8H), producing MSSKSNSKNKKNASTPTPSEAPPRKVKIPKAYVVRPAVNLNPKSTSKVYIHQDIFEALELKNSDIVYICKSESGEPGVLASIHSDADIMDTNVIFVSAGLRSLSGILLGDRVLISKYMKQPQFANRIHIHYLGEAEESSLKKIEKVIDEIGLVAPGLQINGIELGETNVSIRIIDIENPQPLEDSLQDLSFSSKISSQDVSSDTITPYFLFSKGNGSVQIVSTDTIDTTKYPNFHRRTNFDQVGGLSKQISLLQSTIEVPLHNPQLFSEFGISPPRGILLHGPPGTGKTMLLKCVAQNIDAHVLSINGPSIVSKYLGETENAIREIFLEARKYQPSIIFMDEVDSLVPSRTSEDSGETESRVVATLLTMMDGMNDTGRVVVVGATNRPNSIDSALRRPGRFDQEVEIGIPDAEDRFDILSKLVGKMNQAKFDLSEEDIRSVSSKTHGYVGADLSALCRESVMKAINRGLKNGISQSDIKLTVEDMLSSLPDIRPSAMREIFLEMPKVHWSDIGGQHELKRKLVEVVQLPLEAAETFNKLGVSAPKGVLLYGPPGCSKTLTAKALATESGLNFLAVKGPEIFNKYVGESERAIREIFRKARAASPSIIFFDEIDAISGDRESANTSAAQQVLTSLLNEIDGVEELKGVVIVGATNRPTEIDPALLRPGRLDRHIFVGPPDYEARLEILKKCCFKFNLTEDVSLHEMATATEGCSGAEVTLLCQESGLAAIMENNNASSVSKKHFEHALKGISKGITEEMLNYYTEFSQRSGLSV from the coding sequence ATGAGTTCTAAAAGCAATTCtaagaacaagaaaaatgCTTCCACTCCCACTCCTTCTGAAGCTCCACCCAGAAAGGTGAAAATACCTAAAGCATATGTGGTGCGACCAGCTGTTAATTTAAACCCCAAGTCAACTAGCAAGGTTTATATCCATCAAGACATATTTGAGGCTCTAGAGCTCAAAAACTCAGATATCGTCTATATCTGCAAGAGTGAATCCGGAGAACCTGGTGTACTTGCTTCTATTCACAGTGATGCTGACATTATGGACACCAATGTGATATTTGTATCTGCCGGTCTCAGAAGCTTATCTGGTATATTACTAGGAGACAGAGTTCTCATTCTGAAGTATATGAAACAACCACAGTTTGCTAATCGTATACATATTCACTATCTCGGTGAAGCCGAGGAgtcatctttgaagaaaataGAGAAAGTTATTGATGAGATAGGCCTTGTTGCTCCAGGGTTGCAGATCAATGGTATCGAGCTAGGAGAAACAAACGTGAGTATCCGAATAATAGATATCGAAAATCCACAGCCACTAGAGGATTCTCTTCAAGACTTATCCTTCCTGCTGAAAATTCTGTCTCAGGATGTTCTGTCCGATACAATAACTCCATATTTCCTCTTTCTGAAAGGAAATGGTAGTGTTCAAATCGTATCCACTGATACCATAGATACCACCAAATATCCCAATTTTCATAGAAGAACCAATTTCGACCAGGTTGGGGGCCTTTCTAAGCAAATATCCCTTCTTCAATCTACTATTGAAGTCCCGTTGCATAATCCTCAATTGTTTTCAGAGTTTGGTATTTCCCCTCCCAGAGGAATTCTTTTGCATGGTCCACCAGGAACCGGTAAAACAATGTTATTGAAGTGTGTGGCACAGAACATTGATGCTCACGTTCTCTCAATAAATGGTCCTTCTATAGTATCAAAGTATTTGGGTGAAACCGAAAATGCTATCAGGGAAATATTTCTTGAGGCTAGAAAGTACCAACCTTCAATTATTTTTATGGATGAAGTCGATTCGTTGGTTCCAAGCAGAACTTCTGAAGACAGTGGAGAAACTGAAAGCAGGGTGGTTGCCACTCTTTTGACGATGATGGACGGGATGAATGATACTGGAagagtggtggtggtgggagcTACCAACAGGCCCAACTCAATCGATTCTGCTTTAAGAAGGCCGGgaagatttgatcaagaagtaGAAATTGGCATTCCTGATGCTGAAGATAGATTTGATATTTTGTCCAAACTCGTTGGAAAAATGAACCAAGCAAAATTCGACTTGAGCGAAGAGGATATACGAAGTGTTTCTTCTAAAACCCACGGGTACGTGGGTGCAGACTTGTCTGCCTTGTGCAGAGAGTCTGTAATGAAAGCAATTAATAGAGGCTTGAAGAATGGTATCTCTCAATCTGATATCAAACTAACTGTGGAAGATATGCTAAGTTCATTACCAGATATACGACCTTCTGCCATGAGAGAAATATTTTTGGAGATGCCAAAAGTGCACTGGTCAGATATTGGAGGACAACACGAACTCAAGCGTAAGCTTGTAGAAGTGGTCCAACTTCCTCTCGAAGCGGCTGAGacattcaacaaattggGGGTTCTGGCTCCCAAGGGTGTTTTACTTTATGGTCCTCCTGGTTGTTCTAAGACTTTGACTGCTAAGGCTTTAGCAACAGAATCGGGACTCAACTTTTTAGCAGTAAAGGGTCCtgaaattttcaacaaatatGTAGGAGAGTCTGAGAGGGCCATCAGAGAGATCTTCCGTAAGGCAAGAGCTGCTTCACCCTCAATCATTTTCTTCGATGAAATTGATGCTATATCGGGTGACAGAGAATCTGCAAATACTAGTGCAGCCCAACAAGTATTGACATCTTTGTTAAATGAAATCGATGGTGtagaagaattgaaagGAGTGGTAATAGTGGGAGCAACCAATAGACCAACTGAAATTGACCCTGCTCTCCTCAGACCTGGAAGACTTGATAGACATATATTTGTTGGTCCTCCAGACTATGAAGCCAGACTTGAGATTTTAAAGAAATGCTGCTTTAAATTCAATTTAACTGAAGATGTGAGCTTGCATGAAATGGCTACTGCTACAGAAGGATGCTCTGGAGCAGAGGTGACTTTGTTGTGCCAAGAGTCAGGCCTTGCAGCCATCATGGAAAATAACAATGCTAGCAGTGTTAGTAAGAAACATTTTGAACATGCTTTGAAGGGCATTTCTAAGGGTATCACAGAAGAAATGTTGAATTACTATACAGAATTTTCGCAGAGAAGTGGATTAAGTGTATAA
- the SKI2 gene encoding Antiviral helicase ski2 (EggNog:ENOG503NUCU; COG:A): MIDPETIVKPTSKVHNGDSLWYEKELLDPHNELVWELLDLVDNDEYPDMDRFYNGIFNSPEAIGRTAYRFMRSGIEGQIDGYKEVVRAADIDNANSSNSLSLNRKFSSKTEATQGKSTFLPFRPGGLVDASSSKEKDETAFLHRDKQGLFDIPQGFDRGLNLQQSDGVDEITDLDSKQEEEAEKDYDIGDREDEITTNNSSKEEPISLSVDTDEIDGLVSIDYAAIRADIAKEKEAKKSWAHVVDLGHKVQDFEEVVPNMARKWPFELDTFQQEAVYHLEQGDSVFVAAHTSAGKTVVAEYAIAMAARNMTKAIYTSPIKALSNQKFRDFKETFTDIDVGLITGDVQINPEANCLIMTTEILRSMLYKGADLIRDVEFVIFDEVHYVNDIDRGVVWEEVIIMLPEHIKYILLSATVPNTFEFANWVGRTKQKDIYVISTPKRPVPLEISVWAKENLYKAIDASRKFSETEFKKHKLALEGSDKKKAPSVVEGYGQRGGPGGSARGGNRSVARGGRGGRGGGANGRPGRDRPNKNTWSQLVSYLKKNTLLPAVIFVFSKVRCEEYAETLSGVDFCTAKEKSEIHMFIDRSVSRLKKEDRELPQILKIRELLGRGIAVHHGGLLPIVKEFIEILFAKTLVKVLFATETFAMGLNLPTRTVVFSELRKHDGVNFRNLLPGEFTQMSGRAGRRGLDPTGTVIVMAYNQPLTMGDFKEVTLGTPTKLISQFRLTYNMILNLLRIEALRVEDMIKHSFSENSTQTLLPEHRKEVEKLRGQLEKCTIDTCKECELKDMDQAYDDMMEYEKLWGDLVEEAQKSSLLRSTVLKVGRLICFRDAKSIIKVGFIVRSESATNSLLVLSFFHGLSYSDDAEIHKLPYIPIKKLLKKFKPVQYSNPLKVESVSLKKVTFVSKYCLKSNINSILRNDPQVLKDAEEQIRLVLKFFTKWTPVPLAAVTQLSLHEITQTQKKLLTTLEERTAFSCPNFKSHFAQIHKRASIEAEIASLERLFSDENLELLPDYEQRLGVLNHLGFIDAEYNVLLKGRVACEVNSGWELVMTELILDNFLGDFEPEEIVALLSAFVFEGKASSEEEPAITPRLTRGKDRINKIVEDITNVYIEYKVMLTSEEEEFTTRKRFALMNVVYEWARGMSFNEIMQSSSEAEGTIVRVITRLDEVCREVKNAALIIGDSTLHSKMTQAQEKIKRDIVFCGSLYL, from the coding sequence ATGATTGATCCTGAAACCATAGTCAAGCCGACGAGCAAGGTGCATAACGGTGATAGCTTATGGTATGAGAaggaacttcttgatcCTCATAATGAATTAGTGTGGGAATTGCTAGACCTTGTCGATAATGATGAATACCCAGATATGGACCGGTTTTACAATGGAATCTTCAATTCTCCAGAAGCCATTGGAAGAACCGCTTACCGATTCATGAGATCAGGAATCGAGGGTCAAATTGACGGATACAAGGAGGTGGTACGAGCAGCTGATATCGATAATGCAAACTCTTCTAACTCACTTTCTCTCAATAGAAAGTTCTCATCAAAGACTGAAGCCACTCAGGGCAAATCTACCTTTTTGCCCTTCAGGCCTGGTGGGTTGGTCGAtgcttcaagttcaaaagaGAAGGATGAAACAGCATTTTTACACAGAGACAAACAAGGCTTATTTGATATCCCCCAAGGGTTTGATCGTGGTCTCaaccttcaacaaagtgatggtgttgatgaaattaCTGATTTGGACAGcaagcaagaagaagaggctGAAAAAGATTATGATATTGGTGATagagaagatgaaataaCTACTAACAACTCGTCTAAAGAAGAGCCCATTTCGCTTTCTGTTGATACAGACGAAATTGACGGGTTAGTATCAATTGATTATGCTGCCATCAGAGCAGACATTGCTAAGGAGAAAGAGGCCAAGAAGTCCTGGGCCCATGTAGTTGATTTAGGTCACAAGGTCCAAGACTTTGAGGAGGTTGTGCCAAACATGGCCAGAAAATGGCCTTTCGAATTGGATAcctttcaacaagaagCTGTGTACCATTTGGAACAAGGCGATTCTGTATTTGTGGCTGCTCATACTTCAGCGGGTAAGACGGTAGTGGCCGAATATGCCATTGCCATGGCAGCCAGGAACATGACTAAAGCTATTTATACCTCTCCCATCAAAGCTCTTTCGAATCAAAAGTTCAGAGATTTCAAGGAAACCTTTACAGATATTGATGTTGGTTTAATaactggtgatgttcaAATTAACCCGGAAGCAAATTGCTTGATAATGACCACCGAAATCTTAAGATCTATGTTGTATAAGGGAGCTGACCTTATTCGTGACGTCGAGTTTGTTATATTCGACGAAGTCCATTATGTCAATGATATAGACAGAGGAGTTGTTTGGGAAGAAGTGATTATTATGTTGCCTGAACATATCAAATACATTTTATTATCGGCAACCGTTCCTAATACCTTTGAGTTTGCCAATTGGGTCGGAAGaaccaaacaaaaagataTTTATGTTATATCAACCCCCAAAAGACCTGTTCCCTTGGAAATATCCGTATGGGCGAAGGAGAACCTTTACAAAGCTATTGATGCCAGCAGAAAATTTCTGGAAACGGAGTTTAAAAAGCATAAGTTAGCCTTAGAAGGATCGGATAAAAAGAAGGCTCCAAGTGTCGTGGAAGGGTATGGTCAAAGAGGCGGGCCTGGAGGATCTGCTAGAGGTGGGAACCGTCTGGTTGCTAGGGGTGGAAGAGGAGGACGAGGTGGAGGTGCCAATGGTCGTCCTGGTAGAGATAGACCAAATAAAAACACTTGGTCTCAATTGGTTctgtacttgaagaagaatacGTTGCTACCAGCGGTTATCTTTGTATTCTCTAAAGTTAGATGTGAGGAATATGCTGAAACTCTATCAGGTGTTGATTTCTGCACAGCGAAAGAGAAATCGGAAATTCATATGTTCATCGATAGATCTGTTTCCCGATTAAAGAAAGAGGACAGAGAGTTGCCTCAAATTCTTAAAATCAGAGAGTTATTGGGTAGGGGAATTGCTGTCCATCATGGAGGATTGTTACCTATTGTGAAGGAATTCATTGAAATATTATTTGCCAAAACTTTAGTGAAGgttctttttgcaactgaaACTTTTGCTATGGGATTGAACCTTCCAACCAGAACTGTTGTATTCAGTGAATTAAGAAAGCATGATGGAGTGAATTTCAGAAACTTATTGCCAGGTGAATTCACGCAGATGAGTGGTAGAGCGGGAAGAAGAGGGTTGGACCCTACCGGTACTGTCATCGTGATGGCCTACAATCAACCACTTACAATGGGAGATTTTAAAGAGGTAACTTTGGGAACTCCTACGAAGTTGATTTCACAGTTTAGATTGACTTACAATATGATCTTGAATCTTCTCAGAATTGAAGCTTTGAGAGTTGAAGACATGATTAAACACTCATTCAGTGAGAACTCAACCCAGACTTTGTTACCTGAGCATCgcaaagaagttgaaaagcttCGTGGTCAATTAGAAAAGTGCACCATCGATACTTGCAAAGAATGTGAATTGAAAGATATGGACCAGGCGTACGATGACATGATGGAGTATGAAAAGCTTTGGGGtgatttggtggaagaagcaCAGAAACTGTCTTTGTTACGTTCGACTGTTCTTAAGGTTGGACGTCTTATATGCTTTAGGGATGCAAAATCTATTATAAAAGTCGGGTTCATTGTTAGGTCGGAATCTGCTACTAATTCTCTTTTGGTACTTAGCTTCTTCCATGGTTTAAGTTATAGTGATGATGCCGAGATTCACAAACTTCCTTATATTCCTATAAAGAaactattgaagaagtttaaACCAGTACAGTATTCGAACCCTTTGAAGGTCGAGTCTGTCTCCTTAAAAAAGGTAACTTTTGTGAGCAAGTATTGCTTGAAGTCCAATATCAACAGTATTCTCAGGAACGATCCTCAAGTTTTGAAGGATGCAGAAGAGCAGATTCGCCTTGTGTTAAAATTCTTCACTAAATGGACTCCTGTGCCTTTAGCAGCAGTCACTCAACTATCTTTGCATGAAATTACCCAGACTCAGAAGAAGTTGCTAACCACTTTAGAAGAGAGGACCGCGTTCTCTTGtccaaacttcaagagtCATTTTGCTCAAATCCACAAGAGAGCTTCCATTGAAGCAGAAATTGCATCTTTGGAAAGGTTGTTCTCTGATgagaacttggaattgCTTCCTGATTATGAACAACGTCTTGGTGTTCTCAACCACCTTGGGTTTATTGATGCTGAATATAatgtgttgttgaaaggTAGAGTTGCCTGTGAGGTTAATTCAGGTTGGGAGTTGGTTATGACAGAGTTGATTTTAGACAATTTCTTGGGAGACTTTGAGCCTGAAGAAATTGTAGCCCTTTTGTCTGCATTTGTTTTCGAAGGAAAGGCTTCgtctgaagaagaacccgCCATAACTCCCCGGTTGACACGTGGAAAAGATagaatcaacaagattGTGGAAGACATAACCAATGTATACATCGAATACAAGGTCATGTTGacttcagaagaagaagagttcaccaccagaaaAAGGTTTGCATTAATGAACGTGGTCTATGAATGGGCCAGAGGAATGCTGTTCAACGAAATCATGCAATCAAGCAGTGAAGCTGAAGGTACCATTGTGAGAGTAATTACcagacttgatgaagtttgTCGTGAAGTGAAGAATGCTGCTTTGATCATTGGTGATTCTACTTTACATTCCAAAATGACTCAGGCGCaagagaagatcaagagaGATATCGTCTTCTGTGGTTCATTATACTTGTAA